In Nitrospiraceae bacterium, the following are encoded in one genomic region:
- the fabF gene encoding beta-ketoacyl-ACP synthase II, whose product MQTRSTRRVVVTGLGLVTPLGTGVEKTWKALCAGESGIGRITRFDPTAYDAQIAGEVKDFDPAQFIEKKEIKKMDTFIHYAVGAAQLAVDDAGLKVSPEEATKVGVYIGSGIGGLGSIEHYHDVLKEKGPGRVSPFFIPMTIINLASGQVAIRIGAKGPNSCAVTACATGNHCIGDAFRLIQREDADVMIAGGAEAAITPLGVAGFASAKALSFRNSEPTRASRPFDKDRDGFVLGEGAGVVVLEELEHARRRGARIYAELVGYAMNSDAYHITAPPEEGEGAVRCMELALKDAGVAKTDIGYINAHGTSTMADAIETKAIKQVFGEQAYKIAVSSTKSMTGHLLGAAGGIEAVFSILALHQGMLPPTINLENPDPACDLDYVPNKARTASPKVVLSNSFGFGGVNACLLFRKVEF is encoded by the coding sequence ATGCAGACACGATCCACACGGCGCGTCGTCGTGACCGGTCTTGGACTGGTCACCCCCCTTGGCACCGGGGTCGAGAAGACCTGGAAAGCCCTGTGTGCCGGGGAATCGGGGATCGGCCGAATCACTCGATTCGACCCGACGGCTTACGATGCCCAAATTGCCGGCGAGGTCAAGGATTTCGACCCGGCCCAATTCATCGAGAAAAAAGAAATCAAGAAGATGGATACGTTCATCCACTATGCCGTGGGCGCGGCCCAATTGGCGGTGGATGACGCGGGGCTCAAGGTGTCGCCGGAAGAGGCCACCAAGGTCGGCGTGTACATCGGATCGGGGATCGGGGGCCTGGGTTCGATCGAGCACTATCATGATGTGTTGAAGGAGAAGGGGCCTGGCCGAGTGTCGCCCTTCTTCATTCCTATGACCATTATCAACCTGGCTTCCGGTCAGGTGGCCATTCGGATCGGCGCCAAGGGGCCGAACTCCTGCGCGGTCACAGCTTGTGCGACCGGCAACCACTGCATCGGCGACGCGTTTCGGCTCATCCAGCGGGAAGATGCCGATGTTATGATCGCCGGCGGTGCGGAAGCGGCCATCACGCCGTTGGGCGTGGCGGGATTTGCGTCGGCGAAAGCCCTGTCGTTTCGCAACAGTGAGCCGACACGGGCGAGTCGCCCATTCGATAAGGACCGCGATGGCTTCGTGTTGGGCGAAGGGGCCGGGGTGGTTGTTCTCGAAGAGTTGGAACATGCGCGGCGCCGAGGGGCGAGGATCTATGCCGAGCTCGTCGGGTACGCCATGAACAGCGACGCGTACCATATTACGGCACCACCGGAAGAGGGTGAAGGAGCCGTGCGCTGCATGGAACTTGCCCTGAAGGATGCAGGCGTGGCCAAGACCGATATCGGGTACATCAACGCGCACGGGACGTCCACGATGGCGGATGCGATCGAAACCAAGGCGATCAAGCAGGTCTTTGGTGAACAGGCCTACAAGATCGCCGTCAGTTCGACCAAGTCCATGACCGGTCACCTGCTGGGTGCGGCGGGCGGCATCGAAGCCGTGTTCAGTATCTTGGCCTTGCACCAGGGCATGCTTCCGCCGACCATCAATCTTGAGAATCCTGATCCGGCCTGCGATCTCGACTATGTCCCGAACAAGGCTCGGACGGCCAGCCCAAAGGTGGTCCTCTCCAATTCATTCGGCTTCGGCGGGGTCAATGCCTGCCTGCTGTTTCGCAAGGTTGAATTCTAA
- the rnc gene encoding ribonuclease III — protein MTPVTSLETVQRLLGYRFASPRLLEEALTHKSYSNERRTKDRQQNERLEFLGDAVLSLIISEHLAAALPDSSEGALSKLKARLVSETSLAKSARRMDLGRFLRLGKGEELSKGREKNSLLADALEALIAAVYLDGGLDASRTFTLRVLGSELELVGTQGGRLGSDDYKTRLQEICQKRFDQLPRYVTVRETGPDHEKIFEVELTIQGTVMGIGRGHSKKEAEQMAAREALAQVMP, from the coding sequence ATGACCCCGGTCACGTCACTCGAGACCGTCCAACGCTTGTTGGGCTACCGCTTCGCGAGCCCGCGCCTGTTGGAAGAGGCGCTGACTCACAAGTCCTACAGCAACGAGCGCCGAACGAAGGATCGGCAGCAGAACGAACGCCTGGAGTTTCTCGGCGACGCCGTTCTTTCCCTGATCATCAGCGAGCACCTAGCGGCGGCGCTGCCCGACAGCAGTGAGGGGGCCCTGTCCAAGCTGAAGGCTCGGTTGGTGAGCGAGACGTCGCTGGCCAAATCCGCACGGCGCATGGACCTGGGCCGATTCTTACGGTTGGGAAAAGGCGAGGAGCTCTCAAAGGGCCGAGAAAAGAATTCGCTCTTGGCGGATGCGCTCGAAGCGCTCATTGCGGCGGTGTATTTGGACGGAGGGCTGGATGCGAGCAGAACCTTTACACTCCGGGTGCTCGGTTCGGAACTCGAACTGGTCGGAACGCAGGGCGGACGTCTCGGCAGCGACGATTACAAGACTCGACTGCAGGAAATCTGTCAAAAGCGATTTGACCAACTCCCGCGCTATGTCACGGTTCGTGAGACCGGTCCGGACCATGAAAAGATCTTCGAAGTGGAGCTGACAATTCAGGGAACCGTCATGGGGATCGGACGGGGACACAGCAAGAAAGAGGCGGAGCAGATGGCGGCCAGGGAAGCGCTGGCTCAGGTGATGCCGTAA
- a CDS encoding peptidylprolyl isomerase, with protein MNIKNARAIIKTKFGDMEIKFLPDVAPKHVENFIKLAKSGLYNGTIFHRVIPGFMIQGGDPNTKNSLKKDTYGQGGPGHNVKAEFSDLPHKRGVLSMARAQDPDSAGSQFFVVVEDSRFLDRKYTIFGEVVKGIGVADKIVAVPRVMCQGGAPNHPDKGPCDNPLDRVEMTVTIVE; from the coding sequence ATCAACATCAAGAACGCGCGCGCCATCATCAAGACGAAGTTCGGAGACATGGAGATCAAGTTTCTGCCGGATGTTGCACCGAAGCACGTGGAGAACTTCATCAAGTTAGCGAAGAGCGGGCTGTATAACGGCACGATTTTTCATCGGGTCATCCCAGGGTTCATGATCCAGGGCGGCGATCCCAACACCAAGAACTCGTTGAAGAAGGATACCTACGGTCAGGGCGGGCCTGGTCACAATGTCAAGGCCGAATTCAGCGACCTTCCACACAAGCGTGGGGTGCTCTCGATGGCGCGCGCTCAGGACCCTGACAGTGCCGGCTCTCAGTTCTTTGTGGTGGTGGAGGATTCGCGGTTCCTGGATCGCAAATACACGATCTTCGGTGAGGTGGTTAAAGGCATCGGCGTGGCGGACAAGATCGTGGCGGTTCCACGGGTGATGTGCCAGGGTGGCGCGCCCAATCATCCGGACAAGGGCCCCTGCGACAATCCGCTGGATCGTGTCGAGATGACGGTGACGATCGTCGAATAG
- a CDS encoding DUF3473 domain-containing protein produces MHCLTFDIEEHFQVSRFDSPIRRRHWSSFETRVSSNTCKLLDLLARTQTRATFFVLGWVAERHPGLIKQIAECGHEIASHGYDHELVTAQTPELFRADVRKSKRILEDLVGTAVHGYRAPGFTVTQETLWALPILVEEGFTYDSSIVPIRHDHCGLSGALPTYHLRHTDSGPIWEVPPSTVNLLGVRMPVAGGSYFRLLPYWLSSLLLKRLEGQGQPLVMYFHPWELDPQQPRMDGPMISQLFHYSNLDRMESRLNDLVMNFRFGPILPQISLMSAIPGEVRPTAPIVPPAEIAQDVA; encoded by the coding sequence GTGCACTGCCTCACTTTCGACATCGAGGAACATTTTCAGGTTTCGCGTTTCGATTCCCCCATTCGTCGCCGTCATTGGTCATCCTTCGAAACTAGGGTTTCCTCCAATACCTGCAAACTGCTGGATTTGCTGGCCCGCACCCAAACCCGCGCCACGTTCTTTGTGCTCGGTTGGGTCGCGGAGCGTCACCCTGGTCTGATCAAGCAAATCGCCGAATGTGGCCATGAGATCGCTTCGCACGGCTATGACCACGAACTCGTCACCGCTCAAACGCCAGAACTGTTCAGGGCCGATGTCCGTAAATCGAAGCGGATCCTCGAAGACCTAGTTGGCACTGCCGTGCACGGCTACCGCGCACCAGGTTTCACCGTGACTCAGGAAACCCTGTGGGCGTTACCCATTTTGGTTGAGGAAGGGTTCACATACGACTCCAGTATCGTCCCCATCCGTCACGACCATTGCGGGCTCAGCGGCGCTCTGCCGACGTATCACCTTCGCCACACGGATTCGGGTCCGATTTGGGAGGTTCCCCCCTCCACCGTCAACCTGTTGGGTGTCCGGATGCCCGTGGCAGGAGGCAGCTACTTCAGATTGTTGCCCTATTGGCTGTCCAGCCTCCTTTTGAAGCGCCTGGAAGGACAGGGACAGCCGCTGGTCATGTATTTCCATCCGTGGGAGTTGGATCCCCAGCAACCCCGAATGGACGGCCCCATGATCTCTCAGCTGTTCCACTATTCCAATCTGGATCGGATGGAAAGTCGGCTGAATGACCTGGTCATGAACTTCCGGTTCGGTCCGATTCTTCCGCAAATCAGTTTGATGTCCGCCATCCCGGGTGAAGTCAGACCGACGGCCCCGATCGTTCCTCCCGCAGAGATCGCTCAGGACGTAGCCTAA
- a CDS encoding response regulator yields the protein MIPAHATRPPLALIADDDIIIRMFAREALEQVGWTVEETENGREAYEQFQRCTPDVVLLDVMMPEMDGFTTCAALRKLPAGEHTPILIMTGLDDFESITKAYDAGATDFIVKPLNALLLTHRIRYMVRASQVLQELRSSQAKLTQARDAALEGARVKSEFLATMSHEIRTPMNGVLGMTDWLLETELTPEQRDCAETIRTSGDALLVIVNDILDFSKIESGKLALETLDLNLPQFVDRVLAQFAERAQRKGLILSSQVHEDVPRALRGDPGRLQQVLSNLLGNAIKFTDQGHVSVLVELERSTPAHLLLDDAGLGGTPPPTSPTAAKIRFSVKDTGIGIPTVAFKKLFQPFVQADGSTTRKYGGTGLGLAICKQLVELMGGHIGVESQPGQGSTFRFTVPLDLQTAAIGTGSKAA from the coding sequence ATGATTCCCGCTCACGCGACGCGGCCCCCTCTCGCCTTGATCGCAGACGACGACATTATCATTCGGATGTTCGCTCGTGAGGCGTTGGAGCAGGTGGGATGGACCGTCGAGGAAACCGAAAATGGCCGCGAGGCGTACGAACAATTTCAACGTTGTACGCCGGATGTGGTGTTGCTGGACGTCATGATGCCGGAAATGGACGGGTTTACGACCTGCGCGGCCCTGCGAAAATTGCCCGCCGGCGAGCATACGCCGATCTTGATCATGACGGGCTTGGATGATTTCGAGTCGATCACCAAAGCCTACGACGCGGGCGCCACTGACTTCATCGTGAAACCACTCAATGCCCTGCTCCTAACGCATCGAATCCGCTACATGGTACGCGCCAGCCAGGTGCTGCAGGAACTCAGGAGCAGCCAGGCCAAACTGACCCAGGCTCGCGACGCGGCTTTGGAAGGGGCCCGGGTGAAGTCCGAATTCTTGGCCACCATGAGCCACGAGATCCGAACCCCAATGAACGGCGTGCTCGGTATGACCGATTGGTTGCTCGAAACCGAACTCACCCCGGAACAACGGGATTGCGCCGAAACGATCCGGACGTCCGGCGATGCCCTACTGGTCATCGTGAACGACATTCTGGATTTCTCAAAAATCGAGTCCGGGAAACTGGCCCTGGAAACGTTGGATCTCAATCTGCCGCAGTTCGTGGATCGAGTGCTGGCTCAATTCGCGGAGCGAGCACAACGTAAGGGTCTGATTCTGTCTTCCCAGGTCCATGAGGACGTTCCCCGAGCGCTTCGAGGCGATCCCGGGCGACTTCAGCAAGTACTGAGCAATCTACTCGGCAATGCGATTAAGTTTACCGACCAGGGGCACGTCTCCGTCCTGGTGGAGCTTGAAAGATCCACCCCTGCCCACCTTCTACTCGATGACGCCGGGCTGGGAGGCACTCCCCCCCCGACAAGCCCCACGGCCGCCAAGATCCGCTTCTCCGTGAAGGACACGGGCATCGGCATCCCCACTGTCGCATTCAAGAAACTCTTCCAACCGTTCGTCCAGGCCGACGGATCCACGACAAGAAAATACGGCGGGACCGGGCTCGGATTGGCTATCTGCAAACAGCTCGTGGAACTGATGGGCGGGCATATCGGTGTGGAGAGCCAGCCTGGTCAGGGGAGCACCTTCCGCTTTACGGTCCCTCTCGACCTGCAAACAGCCGCAATAGGAACAGGTTCGAAAGCCGCATAG
- a CDS encoding PAS domain S-box protein, which produces MHSLLARQLKRIGLDASALPDSLETWHKLLERVSQSYIESDQGHALLERSISLSSKEMLDLNEQLRRTSESQLTEERDRLRTVISSIGDGLCVVDPNWRILLLNPEGQRLWHLREDEAVGRPLQDVVSLSSGKRTEESIFTQLLLDEVGQGSVVRNDDAILSTSPGLTFPVSYVLAPIVRDGKTAGAVLVFRDVTDRKQAESARRHTENQLRRQQQTLLELTRSTIIQSGILEPALREITKGTATTLGVERVSVWFLNENQQAIQCRSLYQRTNDRHSAGAELQATDYPNYFKELTAECIIDAADAQTDSRTAEFAPNYLVPLDITSMLDIPLRFKGKLVGVLRTEHIGPTRTWTLEEQQFGNAIANLISLALEAADRLHAERALRKSEGRTRLIIDTALDAVIGMDDKGTIIDWNTQAEQVFGWARREVLGRKMDETIIPPQHRAAHRQGLEHFLRTGEGPVLNRRVELSACRRDGTEFPIELAITPLRLENAYTFTAFVSDITERKQAEESLRHSETKFRTLYDSSSDSVMLLDEYGFFDCNPATVAAFGCASREEFCSKHPADLSPPYQPCGTDSLTLANRHITTAMQQSTARFEWVHKRADNGATFPADVLLTAMQLNGKPVLQAVVRDITNRKQVEGELRTAKEVAEAASKAKSEFLANMSHEIRTPMNGVLGTAELLLNTDLTEKQRHLVSTVHRSGRTLLAIINDILDFSKIEAGKLDLEVVDFDLSQVLGESVELFSEPARRKGLQLTQQIAPEVPLFLRGDPVRFRQIVMNLLSNAIKFTDQGRVSVSAALLSASDSDAVISISVSDTGIGISGEAQERIFEAFSQADGSTTRRYGGTGLGLSIAKQLAGLMGGSITIDSTVGAGSTFRFTARLGRQLPGTAAHKGLKGIGRDMHFPEITEPAALPSQPATLGPAPVRMRILLAEDNSVNREVACGMLELLGYEVQTVENGGQAVRALMSAPDGHINLVLMDCQMPEMDGLTATSEIRRQMNASGRRHIPIVALTAHAMQGDREQCLASGMDDYLTKPFSQIQLRDVLTKWLSASPPTSVPSTASSPSDTTTPQDQPAAADTTSPSLDLKALDSIRALQRPSRPNVLASVLRKYLDSSRESVDALRDAIRAHDPAALQAIAHRLKSSSAQLGAIAVAARCKELEALGIQQNLIDADRIFEQLQTEYAFVCTAFRNEISKGGSA; this is translated from the coding sequence ATGCATTCCCTGCTTGCCAGACAATTGAAGCGGATCGGGCTCGACGCATCCGCATTGCCGGACTCACTCGAGACCTGGCACAAGCTGCTGGAACGGGTCAGCCAATCCTATATAGAGTCCGACCAGGGCCACGCGCTCTTGGAGCGATCGATCTCCCTCTCCTCAAAGGAAATGCTGGATCTCAACGAACAGCTGCGGCGAACCTCCGAGAGTCAACTGACTGAAGAGCGGGACCGTCTGCGCACTGTCATCAGCTCGATCGGCGACGGGCTCTGCGTCGTCGACCCGAACTGGCGTATCTTGCTACTGAATCCCGAAGGACAACGCCTCTGGCATCTCCGAGAAGATGAGGCCGTCGGACGCCCGTTGCAGGATGTCGTCTCCCTGTCGTCGGGCAAGCGCACCGAGGAATCGATCTTCACCCAACTGCTGCTCGATGAAGTCGGTCAGGGAAGCGTCGTCCGCAACGACGATGCGATCCTGTCCACCTCCCCCGGTCTGACTTTTCCCGTCTCCTATGTCCTCGCTCCCATCGTACGCGATGGAAAGACCGCCGGCGCCGTATTGGTGTTTCGTGACGTCACGGATCGCAAACAGGCCGAATCCGCCCGTCGCCATACGGAGAACCAGTTACGGCGGCAGCAGCAGACGCTGCTCGAACTCACCAGAAGCACGATCATTCAGAGCGGCATACTCGAACCGGCCTTGCGCGAGATCACGAAGGGTACCGCCACGACCCTCGGCGTCGAGCGGGTCAGCGTGTGGTTCTTGAATGAGAATCAGCAAGCGATCCAATGCCGAAGCCTCTACCAGAGGACGAACGACAGACACTCAGCCGGGGCCGAACTTCAAGCGACAGACTACCCGAACTACTTCAAAGAGCTTACGGCCGAATGCATTATCGACGCCGCGGATGCCCAGACTGATTCGCGCACCGCGGAATTCGCCCCCAACTATTTGGTTCCGCTGGACATCACGTCCATGCTCGACATCCCCTTGCGCTTCAAGGGAAAGCTGGTCGGGGTCCTGCGTACCGAGCACATCGGGCCGACACGCACCTGGACGCTCGAGGAACAGCAATTCGGCAATGCCATCGCCAACCTGATTTCCCTGGCACTCGAGGCCGCAGACCGGTTGCATGCCGAACGGGCGCTCCGCAAGAGCGAGGGGCGAACACGGCTCATCATCGACACGGCCCTGGACGCCGTCATCGGCATGGACGACAAGGGCACGATCATCGACTGGAACACGCAGGCGGAACAGGTGTTCGGCTGGGCACGGCGAGAGGTCCTCGGCCGCAAAATGGATGAGACGATCATCCCCCCCCAACACCGCGCAGCCCACCGGCAAGGACTGGAGCACTTTCTTCGCACGGGGGAAGGTCCCGTGCTCAATCGGCGCGTCGAGTTGAGCGCTTGCCGGCGCGATGGAACCGAATTCCCTATCGAGTTGGCCATTACCCCGCTCCGTCTCGAAAATGCCTACACCTTCACGGCCTTCGTCTCAGACATTACAGAACGGAAACAGGCGGAGGAATCGCTACGCCATTCCGAGACCAAGTTTCGCACGCTCTACGACTCCAGCAGCGATTCCGTCATGCTACTGGATGAGTATGGATTCTTCGACTGCAATCCGGCCACTGTTGCCGCCTTCGGATGTGCCAGCCGTGAGGAATTTTGCTCCAAGCATCCTGCCGACCTGTCCCCCCCGTACCAGCCATGCGGGACAGACTCCTTGACCCTGGCCAATCGGCATATCACCACGGCCATGCAACAGAGTACGGCCCGTTTCGAATGGGTCCATAAACGCGCAGACAATGGAGCGACGTTTCCAGCCGACGTCCTGTTGACCGCGATGCAACTGAACGGCAAACCGGTGCTTCAGGCCGTCGTCCGCGACATCACCAATCGCAAACAGGTCGAGGGAGAGCTGCGAACCGCCAAGGAAGTGGCCGAGGCGGCCAGTAAAGCCAAGAGCGAGTTCTTGGCCAACATGAGCCATGAAATCCGGACCCCGATGAACGGCGTCCTGGGAACAGCGGAACTACTCCTGAACACGGACTTGACGGAGAAGCAACGACACTTGGTCTCGACGGTGCATCGCTCGGGACGCACTCTACTGGCCATCATCAACGACATACTGGATTTCTCAAAAATCGAGGCGGGCAAACTCGACCTGGAAGTCGTCGACTTCGATCTCTCCCAAGTTTTGGGAGAGTCCGTGGAACTGTTCTCGGAACCGGCCCGGCGCAAGGGGTTGCAGCTCACCCAACAGATCGCACCGGAGGTCCCGCTATTCCTGAGAGGCGATCCCGTTCGATTCCGTCAGATCGTCATGAATCTGCTCAGCAACGCCATCAAGTTCACCGATCAAGGCCGTGTTTCCGTCTCTGCGGCACTTCTGTCGGCAAGCGATTCCGACGCGGTGATCAGCATTTCCGTATCCGATACGGGTATCGGCATCTCAGGTGAGGCCCAGGAACGAATCTTTGAAGCCTTTTCACAGGCAGACGGCTCAACCACTCGCCGTTACGGCGGCACAGGGTTGGGCCTCTCAATCGCCAAACAATTGGCGGGGTTGATGGGCGGATCCATCACCATCGACAGCACCGTGGGAGCAGGGTCCACGTTCCGCTTCACCGCTCGTTTGGGGCGCCAACTGCCCGGCACGGCGGCTCACAAGGGCCTGAAAGGCATCGGCCGAGACATGCACTTCCCTGAGATTACGGAGCCGGCAGCTTTGCCATCTCAACCGGCAACTCTCGGCCCCGCGCCGGTCCGGATGAGGATTCTCCTGGCAGAGGACAATTCCGTGAATCGGGAGGTCGCATGCGGGATGCTGGAGTTGCTCGGGTATGAGGTGCAGACGGTCGAAAACGGCGGCCAGGCGGTTCGTGCCTTGATGTCTGCGCCGGACGGCCACATCAACCTCGTACTCATGGACTGTCAAATGCCGGAAATGGACGGATTGACTGCCACCAGTGAGATCCGCCGTCAAATGAACGCGTCGGGGCGGCGCCACATTCCGATCGTAGCCTTGACGGCCCACGCCATGCAGGGGGATCGTGAACAATGCCTGGCCTCGGGAATGGATGATTACCTCACGAAGCCCTTCTCTCAGATACAGCTTCGCGATGTGCTGACGAAATGGCTTTCGGCAAGCCCGCCCACTTCCGTTCCAAGTACGGCTTCGTCTCCGTCGGACACAACGACGCCGCAGGACCAGCCGGCAGCGGCCGACACGACGAGTCCGTCGCTTGACCTCAAGGCATTGGACAGTATCAGGGCCCTGCAACGCCCGAGCCGACCGAACGTGCTCGCGTCAGTCCTGCGTAAGTATCTCGACAGTTCTCGAGAAAGCGTCGATGCCCTCCGGGACGCAATTCGCGCTCATGATCCGGCTGCCTTACAGGCGATTGCCCACCGGCTGAAGTCCAGCAGCGCCCAGTTAGGAGCCATCGCGGTGGCGGCTCGATGCAAGGAGTTGGAAGCGCTCGGGATCCAACAGAATCTGATCGACGCAGACCGGATCTTTGAGCAACTACAGACCGAGTATGCCTTCGTATGCACGGCATTCCGCAATGAGATCTCCAAAGGAGGATCGGCATGA
- a CDS encoding FIST C-terminal domain-containing protein encodes MMLTSLRLTSSANEIPASLTELDSPKTLVVLFGPSSLLDNPAVMQRLLAACPTSATIGCSTAGEIQGSEITDDTLVLAALRFDHTSLKTAYAAVSTPADSYAAGVSIAKALHQPSLKGLFVLSDGLSVNGSDLVKGLNDVLKGDVIITGGLAGDGPRFKRTWVIKDRTLQSGYVTAIGFYGDRVRIGHGSKGGWDKFGPERLVTRSEGNVLYELDNRPALQLYKEYLGDRSAGLPATALLFPLALRASNADAKVLVRTILAVDEAKQSMTFAGDIPQGSLAQLMRANFDRLIQGASEAASLTVNGHAGGQSPNPTLSIAISCVGRRLVLGERTEEETEATLELLPKQSAQVGFYSYGEISPYASGVCDLHNQTMTLTTITEI; translated from the coding sequence ATGATGCTCACCAGCCTTCGCCTAACGTCCTCTGCGAACGAGATCCCTGCCTCGCTGACCGAGCTCGATTCGCCCAAGACTCTCGTGGTCCTCTTTGGGCCGTCAAGCCTCTTGGATAACCCTGCGGTGATGCAGCGGCTCCTCGCTGCCTGCCCGACCAGCGCCACAATCGGTTGCTCGACGGCGGGAGAAATCCAAGGAAGTGAGATCACGGACGATACACTGGTCCTTGCGGCGTTGCGATTCGACCACACCAGCCTCAAAACCGCATACGCCGCCGTCAGCACTCCGGCGGATTCCTATGCGGCAGGTGTCTCGATCGCGAAGGCGCTGCACCAGCCTTCCCTCAAAGGTCTGTTCGTGCTCTCGGACGGACTCAGCGTCAATGGCAGCGATCTGGTCAAGGGCCTCAACGATGTTCTCAAAGGGGACGTCATTATCACGGGCGGCCTGGCCGGCGACGGACCGCGCTTCAAACGGACGTGGGTCATCAAAGACCGCACTCTACAAAGCGGCTATGTCACGGCCATCGGATTCTATGGCGACCGTGTTCGAATCGGCCACGGGTCGAAAGGCGGCTGGGATAAGTTCGGCCCAGAGCGGCTCGTCACCAGGTCCGAAGGGAATGTGCTCTATGAATTGGACAATCGCCCCGCACTCCAGCTGTACAAGGAATATCTCGGCGATCGGTCTGCCGGCCTTCCTGCGACGGCCCTCCTGTTTCCCTTGGCTCTTCGTGCGAGCAACGCCGATGCCAAGGTCCTGGTGCGTACCATCTTGGCTGTGGACGAAGCCAAGCAATCGATGACCTTTGCCGGCGATATTCCTCAAGGCTCGTTAGCCCAATTGATGCGGGCGAACTTCGACCGACTGATTCAAGGCGCCTCGGAGGCGGCATCGCTCACCGTCAATGGCCATGCCGGGGGGCAATCGCCGAACCCAACGCTATCGATTGCCATCAGCTGCGTCGGCCGGCGCCTAGTGCTGGGAGAACGCACCGAAGAAGAAACCGAGGCCACGCTGGAGTTGTTGCCGAAGCAGAGTGCGCAGGTAGGCTTCTACTCCTACGGCGAGATCTCTCCCTATGCCAGCGGAGTGTGCGACCTCCATAACCAGACTATGACGCTGACGACGATTACGGAAATCTAG